In Apium graveolens cultivar Ventura chromosome 10, ASM990537v1, whole genome shotgun sequence, the following are encoded in one genomic region:
- the LOC141692032 gene encoding uncharacterized protein LOC141692032: protein MSTRVWRVPWLPDSRDGCLITEMPIELEETTVAGLMDESGLKWDEDILQDLCNERDRELILQIPIPVQNREDNWFWLFDSNRNFSVKSGYRQLQGEIQKPHAKFWSRLWNLQLPGKVVNLVWRACRACLPTMMALATKRVSADKVCPWCLQMEETDIHVLFDYSFARSVWLVFGLQNSIQLNCNDKVFDVVLRVFESLSLEKCALFGLACWSIWKRRNDWVWSKVKVSVQGVKAGAMTMLQDWKNAKKNEVQNSQE from the coding sequence ATGAGTACTCGTGTCTGGAGAGTACCTTGGTTACCAGATTCCAGGGATGGTTGTTTGATTACGGAGATGCCAATAGAATTAGAAGAAACAACGGTAGCTGGTTTGATGGATGAATCTGGGTTGAAATGGGATGAAGACATTTTACAAGATTTGTGTAATGAACGGGATAGGGAATTAATTCTGCAAATTCCTATTCCTGTGCAGAATAGAGAAGACAATTGGTTTTGGTTGTTTGATTCAAATAGGAATTTTTCAGTGAAAAGTGGGTACAGACAGCTTCAAGGTGAAATTCAGAAACCTCATGCGAAGTTTTGGTCCAGATTATGGAACCTGCAGTTGCCTGGGAAAGTGGTAAATCTGGTTTGGAGGGCGTGTCGTGCATGTCTCCCAACGATGATGGCTTTAGCAACTAAGAGAGTGTCTGCAGATAAGGTATGTCCGTGGTGTTTACAAATGGAAGAAACAGATATTCATGTTCTGTTTGATTATAGTTTTGCACGGTCAGTGTGGTTGGTTTTTGGACTTCAAAACAGTATTCAGTTGAATTGTAATGATAAGGTTTTTGATGTGGTGTTAAGGGTGTTCGAGTCTCTTTCTTTAGAAAAATGTGCTCTGTTTGGTTTGGCTTGTTGGAGTATATGGAAGAGAAGAAATGATTGGGTATGGAGCAAGGTGAAAGTCTCGGTGCAGGGAGTTAAGGCTGGGGCGATGACAATGCTGCAGGATTGGAAGAATGCAAAAAAGAATGAAGTGCAGAACTCACAGGAATGA